From the genome of Gymnogyps californianus isolate 813 chromosome 17, ASM1813914v2, whole genome shotgun sequence, one region includes:
- the LOC127023242 gene encoding uncharacterized protein LOC127023242, with product MLSTKRHGTSILTIKEILENGFVAGASSHAHSSPVRTYYMDSSSTSKPDTWELLLDLDNATKGSSLCVVKQSESLSSCVKTDLHSLTQGISDLSLVCFCKTHHSQATLDLSGLPCEHPSRAGCLMDVVSQNTSTPCKKEKHPKPLESLLSKSTELVSDLSTLGKTPAPRWEISAIKDPLDTSLSLDVSTEELRLLGCSKPDTPSLETSVVIPLAWPGAFKRHPTLIRRSATPETQLNDLDPVPVFLHQAL from the coding sequence ATGCTGTCCACCAAGAGGCATGGTACCAGCATCCTGACCATAAAGGAAATCTTAGAAAATGGGTTTGTGGCCGGGGCCTCCAGCCATGCCCATTCTTCTCCTGTCCGTACTTATTACATGGACTCTAGCAGCACCTCCAAACCAGACACCTGGGAGCTTCTCCTGGACTTGGACAATGCAACAAAAGGCAGTTCTCTGTGTGTTGTCAAGCAGTCGGAGTCTCTGAGCAGCTGTGTGAAGACCGACCTGCACAGCCTGACCCAGGGCATCTCTGACCTCAGTCTTGTCTGCTTCTGCAAGACCCACCACAGTCAGGCCACCTTAGACCTGTCCGGTTTGCCTTGTGAGcaccccagcagagctggctgcctgATGGACGTGGTGTCGCAGAACACCTCAACGccttgcaagaaagaaaagcacccCAAACCGCTGGAGAGCCTGCTCTCCAAGAGCACTGAGCTCGTCAGCGACCTCTCAACCCTTGGGAAGACACCAGCACCCAGATGGGAGATCTCGGCAATAAAAGACCCCCTGGATACCAGCCTGTCCCTTGATGTGAGCACTGAGGAGCTGAGGTTACTGGGATGCTCCAAACCAGACACACCATCCCTGGAGACCTCTGTAGTAATTCCTCTGGCTTGGCCTGGAGCCTTCAAGAGGCACCCTACGCTTATCCGCAGGTCTGCCACCCCCGAGACCCAGCTGAACGATCTTGACCCCGTCCCTGTGTTTCTGCATCAGGCTCTGTGA